One stretch of Pseudomonas sp. NC02 DNA includes these proteins:
- a CDS encoding flagellar protein FlaG, whose translation MDMSVKLNLSYPAAAPQNAPAPVSADPQKPKVDAVAGAKDAQQPSSHTDLKKAVNDINEFIQAAQRKLDFSIDDSTHQVVVKVIATESGEVIRQIPSELALKLAQSLHDASSLLFDAKV comes from the coding sequence ATGGACATGAGCGTCAAACTGAACCTGTCTTACCCTGCGGCAGCGCCACAGAATGCACCTGCTCCTGTCAGTGCCGATCCGCAGAAACCCAAGGTGGACGCCGTTGCTGGCGCGAAAGATGCCCAGCAGCCATCGAGCCACACCGACTTGAAAAAAGCGGTCAACGACATAAACGAATTCATCCAGGCTGCCCAGCGCAAACTGGATTTTTCCATTGATGACTCCACCCACCAGGTTGTGGTCAAGGTCATTGCGACCGAAAGCGGTGAGGTCATTCGCCAGATTCCTTCGGAATTGGCCCTGAAACTCGCCCAGAGCCTTCATGACGCCAGCAGCTTGCTGTTTGACGCCAAGGTCTAA
- the fliD gene encoding flagellar filament capping protein FliD codes for MTVVAGLTVNGPGTGIDVQGLVKSLVGAQTAPKQAQIDSQTKISTAQLTSIGKIQAALDAFRGALDNMTKTVNFSGLSATVSNDKLATVTLGPGAAAGNFTLNVTNLATASKVSTAVIPGGPTAVVNSGASATVFTVSQSGKDYSVSVPPGGTLQQVRDSLNTQYGNSGLSANILTDSNGSRLVVTSSTTGKGSDITFKGSSGLDTGATVVGAAPVNAVYTLDGSPQESTSNTLPDAISGVSITLTGVSAAADGLNGASTIKVSANAATLKSAVKGFTDTYTALVKAVNAETQVTTNADGSVTPGALTGDSSVRTMMASIRNVMNSVTGSGTFSSLAQFGVTTDQTAGTLSVSDVAFDKAALTNGSDINSIFTGPTGLLASLTNATANFALSKTGVFAQKSTTLQDNLRDLTNQQTALNTRSDALTASLTVKYNAMDSLVAQLKAQGDSVMTTLNSLNNPKST; via the coding sequence ATGACAGTCGTAGCAGGTCTAACGGTCAACGGCCCGGGTACGGGTATCGATGTGCAAGGCCTTGTGAAGTCGTTGGTGGGGGCGCAAACCGCACCCAAGCAAGCGCAGATCGATAGCCAGACCAAAATATCCACTGCGCAACTGACCTCGATCGGCAAGATCCAGGCGGCCCTGGATGCGTTCCGGGGCGCGCTGGACAACATGACCAAGACCGTCAACTTCAGCGGCCTGAGTGCGACGGTTTCGAACGACAAGCTCGCGACGGTCACGCTGGGCCCGGGCGCTGCGGCCGGCAACTTTACGTTGAACGTTACCAATTTGGCCACGGCGTCCAAAGTCTCCACGGCAGTGATTCCTGGTGGGCCGACGGCGGTTGTCAATTCCGGGGCTTCGGCGACGGTGTTTACGGTCTCCCAATCCGGCAAGGATTACAGCGTCAGTGTGCCGCCGGGCGGGACCCTTCAGCAGGTGCGTGACTCGCTCAATACGCAGTACGGCAATTCGGGCTTGAGTGCCAACATCCTGACCGACTCCAACGGTTCCCGGTTGGTGGTCACGTCCTCGACTACCGGTAAAGGTAGTGACATCACCTTCAAGGGCTCCTCGGGCCTGGATACGGGCGCGACGGTCGTGGGCGCGGCACCGGTGAACGCCGTGTATACTCTGGACGGCAGCCCTCAAGAGTCCACGAGCAATACCCTGCCCGACGCAATCAGTGGTGTGAGCATCACCTTGACGGGGGTTTCGGCAGCTGCCGACGGCCTTAACGGCGCTTCGACGATCAAAGTGTCTGCTAACGCCGCCACTCTTAAGTCGGCAGTCAAGGGTTTCACGGACACTTACACGGCGTTGGTCAAGGCTGTGAATGCCGAGACCCAGGTCACTACCAATGCCGACGGTTCCGTCACGCCAGGCGCGCTCACCGGGGACAGCTCTGTGCGTACCATGATGGCGTCGATACGCAATGTGATGAACTCGGTGACCGGTAGCGGCACGTTTTCATCCCTGGCGCAGTTTGGCGTGACCACGGACCAGACAGCGGGCACGCTGAGCGTCAGTGATGTGGCGTTTGACAAGGCCGCCCTCACTAACGGCTCTGACATCAACAGCATCTTCACTGGCCCCACAGGGCTGTTGGCAAGCCTGACGAATGCCACCGCCAACTTTGCGCTGAGCAAGACCGGGGTGTTCGCCCAAAAGTCCACGACCCTGCAGGACAATCTCAGGGACTTGACCAACCAACAGACCGCCCTGAACACGCGCTCTGATGCCCTGACGGCCTCCCTGACGGTTAAGTACAACGCGATGGACTCCCTGGTTGCGCAGCTCAAGGCTCAAGGCGACAGCGTCATGACCACCCTCAACTCGCTGAACAATCCGAAGTCCACCTGA